The following proteins are co-located in the Caldalkalibacillus uzonensis genome:
- a CDS encoding Na(+)/H(+) antiporter subunit C encodes MEILMSIVVGVLFTVGTYLVLTKSLLRIILGTAVLSHGVHLLLLTMAGLKTGAPPLLGEQAGSYTDPLPQALILTAIVISFGVTAFFFVLAYRSYQQLGTDDMEKLRGNDDE; translated from the coding sequence ATGGAAATCCTGATGTCAATTGTTGTCGGTGTCCTCTTTACGGTGGGCACATACCTGGTTTTGACCAAAAGTTTGCTGCGGATCATCTTGGGAACAGCTGTCTTAAGCCACGGTGTCCATTTGCTGTTATTAACCATGGCCGGTTTGAAGACGGGTGCGCCTCCGTTGTTGGGGGAACAGGCTGGATCCTATACGGATCCTCTTCCACAAGCCCTGATCCTGACCGCCATTGTGATCAGTTTTGGTGTGACGGCCTTTTTCTTTGTCCTGGCCTACAGAAGCTACCAGCAATTAGGAACTGACGATATGGAAAAACTAAGGGGAAATGACGATGAATAA
- a CDS encoding Na(+)/H(+) antiporter subunit B, producing the protein MRFNDVILQTVTKAVAFIILTFSIYIFFAGHHDPGGGFIGGLMTASALVLLYIAFDMDTMNKAIPLDFKMVTAVGLLTAVLTGVGSFFFGVPFLSHTFGYFDLPVLGETELATAVLFDIGVYLTVVGVTMTIILTIGEDEG; encoded by the coding sequence TTGAGGTTTAATGATGTGATTTTACAAACCGTGACCAAAGCGGTGGCCTTTATCATTTTGACGTTCTCCATTTATATCTTTTTTGCCGGACACCATGACCCTGGTGGAGGCTTTATAGGCGGATTGATGACGGCCTCCGCCCTTGTCCTCCTGTACATTGCCTTTGATATGGACACAATGAATAAAGCTATCCCCCTTGATTTTAAAATGGTTACCGCTGTTGGTTTACTGACGGCCGTGTTAACAGGTGTGGGCTCATTTTTCTTCGGTGTTCCCTTTTTAAGCCATACATTTGGCTATTTTGATCTGCCTGTTCTGGGTGAAACAGAGCTGGCAACAGCCGTCCTGTTTGATATTGGTGTCTACCTTACCGTCGTAGGGGTCACCATGACCATTATTCTGACAATCGGAGAGGATGAGGGATAA
- a CDS encoding Na+/H+ antiporter subunit A — translation MTLLHIIILAPFILAILVPFLYKTFRNIHTGWFVLPLPILSFTYLLQFISNVSGRQPVTATVPWIPALDIHFTVYVDGLGLLFALLITGIGALVVLYSIYYLSKKTEALNNFYVYLLMFMGAMLGVVLSDNLMVLYVFWELTSLASALLIAYWFHREKSLYGALKSTLITVSGGFAMLAGFILLYVITGTFSIRELIGQADVVAEHTLFLPAMLLILVGAFTKSAQFPFHIWLPDAMEAPTPVSAYLHSATMVKAGIYLVARLTPVFAGGAEWFWLVSGFGIVTLFWGSFSAVKQTDLKSILAFSTVSQLGLIMCLLGLGSAAMYYGYGDESLIYTKAVLAAMFHLINHATFKGCLFMVVGIVDHETGTRDIRKLGGLMTLMPITFTLAVIGGFSMAGLPPFNGFLSKEMFFTGVLLATKLDIFNAETWGYLFPVLGWIASVFTFVYCMILVFKTFTGKYQPEKLDKKPHEAPMGMLVPPIILASLVVVFGFFPNILSYTILEPTMASILPALVGPNEHFIVHITFWHGFSTELFMTMGVVGLGTLLFVGLNRWTGVYGLFPQRLALNHLYDQSHIGLERFSSRVTRLHMTGFIRDYLAYIFAFFIVILLSALVLLNAFNLEFVHSAPISFYELILSVVMVIAACAIPLAKTRLMAIIAAGVVGYTLALFFVIFRAPDLALTQLIVETVSVTLFLLSFYHLPELKQEMSKVRFKLTNLLIALGVGLTVTLIAFSAHSTRYFESISQYFLEASYKEAGGKNVVNVILVDFRGFDTLLEILVLGIASLGIFALIKLRKPRGNES, via the coding sequence TTGACATTATTACATATTATCATTCTGGCACCGTTTATCCTGGCTATTCTAGTTCCTTTTCTATATAAGACTTTCCGCAATATTCATACCGGATGGTTTGTTCTACCCTTACCCATACTTTCGTTTACCTATCTCCTTCAATTTATTTCTAATGTATCAGGTAGACAACCTGTCACTGCAACCGTTCCTTGGATCCCTGCACTGGATATTCACTTTACCGTATATGTCGACGGCTTAGGGCTGTTATTTGCCTTGTTGATCACAGGCATCGGGGCCTTGGTTGTTTTGTACTCCATTTATTACTTATCTAAAAAAACAGAGGCTTTAAATAACTTCTATGTCTATCTGTTGATGTTTATGGGCGCCATGCTTGGTGTGGTCCTTTCCGATAATTTAATGGTCCTGTATGTGTTTTGGGAATTAACCAGTTTGGCTTCCGCCCTGTTGATTGCCTACTGGTTCCATCGGGAGAAATCCCTGTACGGTGCCCTGAAGTCAACCCTGATTACAGTAAGCGGCGGTTTTGCCATGCTGGCCGGCTTCATTCTGCTCTATGTGATCACCGGTACATTCAGTATTCGTGAACTGATTGGACAAGCTGATGTTGTCGCTGAACATACTTTGTTTTTACCAGCGATGCTGCTGATTCTCGTAGGTGCTTTTACCAAGTCAGCGCAATTTCCGTTCCATATCTGGCTGCCAGATGCCATGGAAGCACCGACACCTGTCAGTGCTTATCTGCATTCAGCTACGATGGTCAAAGCCGGAATTTACCTTGTAGCACGTTTGACGCCTGTTTTTGCCGGTGGGGCAGAGTGGTTCTGGCTTGTCTCCGGATTCGGAATTGTGACCCTTTTTTGGGGCTCATTCTCAGCTGTGAAACAAACCGATTTAAAATCGATTCTTGCCTTTTCAACAGTGAGCCAGCTGGGCCTGATTATGTGTCTTTTGGGGTTGGGGTCGGCCGCCATGTATTACGGTTATGGTGATGAATCACTGATTTATACTAAAGCAGTGCTGGCCGCAATGTTTCATTTGATTAACCATGCCACCTTTAAAGGGTGCCTGTTTATGGTTGTCGGCATAGTGGATCATGAAACAGGCACAAGGGATATCCGTAAATTAGGCGGGCTGATGACGTTGATGCCCATTACGTTTACACTGGCCGTCATTGGTGGTTTCTCAATGGCCGGACTGCCGCCGTTTAACGGCTTTTTAAGCAAAGAGATGTTTTTCACCGGTGTGCTCTTGGCCACCAAATTGGATATCTTCAATGCAGAGACTTGGGGCTATCTCTTCCCTGTTTTAGGCTGGATTGCCAGTGTGTTTACCTTTGTTTACTGTATGATTCTGGTCTTTAAAACATTCACCGGGAAATACCAGCCTGAGAAACTGGACAAAAAACCGCACGAGGCACCCATGGGCATGCTGGTGCCGCCTATTATTCTGGCCTCGCTTGTTGTTGTCTTTGGCTTTTTCCCCAATATTTTGTCCTATACTATCCTGGAGCCGACAATGGCTTCCATCTTGCCTGCGTTAGTCGGCCCCAATGAACACTTTATCGTTCATATTACTTTCTGGCACGGTTTTTCAACTGAATTGTTCATGACCATGGGGGTTGTCGGGCTGGGCACCTTGTTGTTTGTGGGGCTAAACCGTTGGACAGGGGTTTACGGTTTGTTCCCGCAAAGATTGGCCCTGAATCACTTATATGATCAAAGTCATATCGGACTGGAAAGATTCTCTTCCCGCGTAACCCGCTTGCATATGACTGGGTTTATCCGCGATTATCTTGCCTATATATTTGCCTTTTTTATTGTGATATTGTTAAGCGCCCTGGTGCTTTTGAATGCCTTTAATCTTGAGTTCGTACACTCTGCTCCCATTAGTTTTTACGAGCTGATTTTAAGTGTGGTGATGGTCATTGCGGCCTGTGCCATTCCTTTAGCTAAAACTCGTTTAATGGCCATCATTGCAGCGGGGGTTGTCGGTTATACATTGGCTCTCTTTTTCGTTATATTCCGCGCACCGGATCTGGCGCTGACCCAGCTGATTGTTGAAACTGTATCAGTCACCTTGTTCCTGCTCAGTTTTTACCATTTGCCTGAACTAAAACAAGAAATGTCCAAAGTCCGTTTCAAATTAACCAACTTGCTCATCGCTTTAGGCGTGGGGCTGACAGTCACACTAATTGCCTTTTCCGCCCATTCAACCCGTTATTTTGAATCCATATCCCAATATTTTCTGGAAGCCAGTTATAAAGAAGCAGGAGGCAAAAATGTGGTCAACGTCATCCTGGTTGACTTCCGTGGATTTGATACCCTGTTGGAGATCCTGGTCCTTGGTATCGCTTCGCTTGGCATTTTTGCTCTGATTAAGCTGCGCAAGCCTAGGGGGAATGAAAGTTGA
- a CDS encoding YqeG family HAD IIIA-type phosphatase, producing MLYKLLPDLYVPSVYDIDLDALKERGVKGIITDLDNTLIEWDRPSATPELADWLKRVEHMGFKIVVVSNNNEDRVRHFCQPLSIPFIHRARKPFRFAFKRAQQMMNLSSREVVVIGDQLLTDVLGGNRLGLYTILVVPVAETDGFFTRFNRGIERIAFYWMRKKGMLAWEEEQRR from the coding sequence GTGCTTTACAAGTTACTCCCGGATTTATATGTCCCCTCGGTGTATGATATTGACCTTGACGCCTTAAAGGAGCGAGGTGTAAAAGGTATCATTACCGATTTGGATAATACACTGATTGAATGGGATCGTCCCAGTGCCACACCTGAGCTGGCTGACTGGCTAAAAAGGGTGGAGCATATGGGCTTTAAAATTGTGGTGGTCTCAAACAATAATGAAGACAGGGTGCGGCACTTTTGTCAGCCTTTAAGCATCCCGTTTATACATAGAGCGAGAAAACCGTTCCGTTTTGCATTTAAGCGTGCGCAGCAAATGATGAATTTATCCTCCCGGGAAGTGGTGGTGATCGGCGACCAATTGCTGACCGATGTGCTGGGTGGTAATCGCCTGGGCTTATATACGATTCTGGTTGTCCCTGTTGCTGAGACAGACGGTTTTTTTACGCGCTTTAACAGAGGCATCGAACGAATCGCTTTTTACTGGATGAGGAAAAAAGGGATGCTGGCCTGGGAAGAAGAACAAAGGAGGTAA
- the yqeH gene encoding ribosome biogenesis GTPase YqeH, protein MAVFCTGCGVKLQSENPEQPGYVPASAMEREQVICKRCFRIKHYNDLTPVPMDKNDFLQILHRIGETKTLVVKIVDLFDFNGSWLPGLMRFVNFNPVLLVANKTDLFPHVNWGRIEQWVRLQAKQGGLKPVDVVFCSGEKGTGIKTLMEAIEKHRQGGDVYVVGATNVGKSTIINQMLKHAGAEETAPLLTTSRFPGTTLDMIKIPLDDGQALYDTPGVINEHQMAHYISHEELKVILPTKPVKPKIYQLHSAQTLFFGGLARLDFNAGERQSFVCYMSNELLVHRTKLEKADQLYVQHLGEMLTPPGKKSLQEWKELEPHQFSIGEEPVDIVFSGLGWVAVKGTGAHLTAYAPEGVGVYVRPSLI, encoded by the coding sequence ATGGCTGTATTCTGTACGGGATGCGGGGTCAAACTGCAGAGTGAGAATCCTGAACAGCCAGGCTATGTTCCCGCTTCGGCTATGGAACGGGAACAAGTGATATGCAAGCGCTGCTTTCGCATTAAGCACTATAATGACCTTACCCCTGTACCCATGGACAAAAATGACTTCCTGCAAATTCTGCACCGGATCGGCGAAACGAAAACCTTGGTGGTGAAGATCGTTGATCTGTTTGATTTTAATGGCAGTTGGCTGCCTGGGCTGATGCGTTTCGTTAACTTTAACCCCGTGTTGCTTGTGGCCAATAAAACCGATTTATTTCCTCACGTCAATTGGGGACGGATCGAACAGTGGGTCCGGCTCCAGGCCAAACAGGGGGGGCTCAAACCTGTCGATGTGGTTTTCTGCAGTGGAGAAAAGGGAACAGGAATTAAGACATTGATGGAAGCAATTGAAAAGCATCGCCAGGGAGGGGATGTGTATGTGGTTGGTGCCACAAATGTGGGCAAGTCCACTATCATTAATCAGATGTTAAAACATGCTGGAGCGGAGGAAACAGCCCCGCTGTTGACCACATCCAGATTTCCGGGCACCACATTGGATATGATCAAAATTCCCCTCGATGACGGGCAGGCCTTGTATGATACCCCCGGAGTGATTAATGAGCATCAAATGGCCCATTATATATCTCATGAAGAATTGAAAGTGATCTTGCCCACCAAACCGGTTAAACCGAAAATTTATCAGCTTCATTCGGCACAAACGTTATTTTTCGGTGGACTGGCCCGTCTTGATTTCAATGCTGGAGAGCGGCAATCCTTTGTCTGCTATATGTCCAATGAGCTGCTGGTGCACCGCACCAAGCTGGAAAAGGCGGATCAGCTGTATGTCCAACATTTGGGTGAGATGTTAACGCCGCCAGGAAAGAAATCACTCCAAGAATGGAAAGAGCTAGAGCCCCACCAGTTTAGTATCGGAGAGGAACCTGTCGACATTGTCTTTTCTGGGCTGGGCTGGGTCGCTGTGAAGGGAACAGGTGCCCACTTGACTGCCTACGCACCTGAAGGCGTGGGTGTTTATGTCCGTCCGTCATTAATCTAA
- the aroE gene encoding shikimate dehydrogenase, with amino-acid sequence MSGSEKQLFGLFAHPVGHSLSPVMHNRAFQALGLPYHYHPFDVSPQDLPEAVAGLKALGIKGINVTIPHKERIVPLLDELDPEAKAIGAVNTVVLSKQGRLVGYNTDGAGYVQSLLTETGVNLEQTRVLLLGAGGAAKAIAIYLIKNGCTSVTIANRTEQKAETLANHIRHYANAKNRQETNGPLTSLQVDVLSWTFLEQQGVTDYQLIINTTPVGMWPHVEQTPLALQGLKPGTVVSDIVYNPLCTAFLNNAKQLGATVHQGLGMFIYQGALAFKLFTGYDAPLDVMRQVVLKQLNLSSA; translated from the coding sequence ATGTCCGGCAGTGAGAAACAGTTATTTGGTTTGTTTGCCCACCCGGTTGGACACAGCTTATCCCCTGTTATGCACAACCGGGCTTTTCAGGCTTTAGGTTTACCCTATCATTACCACCCCTTTGATGTGTCCCCTCAAGACTTGCCTGAAGCCGTAGCCGGCTTAAAAGCTTTGGGAATCAAGGGGATCAATGTCACCATCCCCCATAAGGAGCGTATCGTTCCGCTGCTTGATGAACTGGATCCTGAGGCGAAAGCGATTGGTGCTGTGAATACAGTTGTATTATCCAAACAGGGGCGGTTAGTGGGGTATAATACAGATGGAGCCGGTTACGTGCAATCGCTGCTCACGGAAACCGGAGTTAATCTGGAACAGACGCGCGTGTTACTGTTGGGTGCAGGTGGAGCGGCTAAAGCCATTGCCATCTATCTCATCAAAAATGGCTGCACAAGTGTCACGATTGCCAATCGGACAGAACAGAAAGCAGAAACACTGGCCAACCACATTCGCCATTATGCTAATGCAAAAAACAGACAAGAAACGAACGGACCGTTAACTTCTCTACAGGTAGACGTGCTAAGCTGGACGTTTCTTGAACAACAGGGTGTCACAGATTACCAATTAATTATCAATACGACACCGGTCGGCATGTGGCCCCATGTGGAACAAACACCGCTTGCTCTACAAGGGCTAAAGCCGGGCACTGTTGTTAGTGATATTGTATACAATCCGCTCTGTACCGCGTTTTTGAATAACGCCAAACAACTTGGTGCAACCGTTCATCAAGGCTTAGGTATGTTTATCTATCAAGGGGCTTTGGCTTTCAAGTTATTTACCGGTTATGATGCGCCCCTAGATGTGATGCGCCAAGTTGTCCTGAAGCAGCTTAACTTATCGTCAGCATAG
- the yhbY gene encoding ribosome assembly RNA-binding protein YhbY: protein MLTGKQKRYLRSMAHHLTPIFQVGKGGVNDNMVQQIRDALEARELIKVSVLQNCEEDKHEVAEQLATRAGAELVQVIGKQIVLYKESEENKQIELP, encoded by the coding sequence ATGTTAACCGGAAAACAGAAACGTTATTTGCGGTCAATGGCCCACCATCTCACCCCCATTTTTCAAGTGGGGAAAGGGGGCGTTAACGACAATATGGTTCAGCAAATCAGGGACGCTCTTGAAGCCCGGGAGCTGATCAAGGTATCCGTTTTGCAAAACTGTGAAGAAGACAAACATGAGGTGGCCGAACAATTGGCAACACGCGCCGGGGCCGAACTGGTACAAGTGATTGGCAAGCAGATTGTCCTATACAAAGAGTCGGAGGAAAACAAACAGATTGAGTTACCGTAA
- a CDS encoding nicotinate-nucleotide adenylyltransferase, producing the protein MSYRKIGLLGGTFDPVHLTHLHMAEVARDECNLDEVWFVPANVPPHKQDRPVTPGEERIEMLKLAIEHIPYFKLSLVEFERKGPSFTIDTIKELRRIHPHCCFSFIIGGDMVENLPEWHQIEELVKLVRFIGIRRPESRSNPGAEWENYVDFVDMVPSYVSSSLIRERRQQGKSIRFLVPEPVYQYIERQGLYQPEDRHSSG; encoded by the coding sequence TTGAGTTACCGTAAGATTGGTCTTTTAGGTGGAACATTTGACCCGGTGCATCTGACCCATTTGCATATGGCTGAAGTGGCCAGGGATGAATGTAACCTGGATGAAGTATGGTTTGTCCCGGCCAATGTGCCCCCTCATAAGCAGGACCGTCCCGTTACACCGGGAGAAGAGCGGATTGAGATGTTAAAGCTGGCTATTGAGCATATACCTTATTTCAAGCTCTCACTAGTAGAATTTGAGCGGAAAGGCCCATCGTTTACCATAGACACCATTAAGGAGCTTAGGCGCATCCATCCTCACTGCTGTTTCTCTTTTATTATCGGTGGGGACATGGTCGAAAACTTGCCTGAGTGGCATCAAATCGAGGAACTGGTCAAGCTCGTCCGCTTTATCGGTATCAGACGCCCGGAATCCCGTTCCAACCCTGGGGCCGAGTGGGAAAATTACGTTGATTTTGTAGACATGGTCCCTTCTTATGTGTCTTCCTCACTGATCCGGGAACGGAGACAACAAGGGAAAAGCATCCGCTTTCTCGTACCGGAGCCAGTTTATCAATATATAGAGCGTCAAGGATTGTATCAGCCTGAGGATAGACACAGTAGCGGATAA
- the yqeK gene encoding bis(5'-nucleosyl)-tetraphosphatase (symmetrical) YqeK has protein sequence MSREAMLAVVKKALPTHRYQHTLGVLETAVQLAERYGADVERAEAAAIFHDYAKYRPEDEMRRLIETREEVPDDILDYNKELWHAFVGAYLVQHEVGLVDQQVVDAIRYHTTGRPCMNLLEKVVYLADYIEPGRDFPGVDEVRQKAGQDLNQAVGMALKRTIRFLEEKGEKVYPLTRAAYADISDKKEESDGHTGSAKSGGGQC, from the coding sequence CTGAGCCGGGAAGCCATGTTAGCGGTTGTTAAAAAAGCATTGCCCACTCACCGTTACCAGCATACACTTGGCGTTTTAGAAACCGCTGTCCAACTGGCTGAACGGTATGGGGCCGATGTGGAGCGAGCGGAGGCGGCCGCTATTTTTCATGATTACGCCAAATACAGGCCGGAAGATGAAATGCGCAGGCTGATCGAAACACGGGAAGAGGTTCCGGATGACATATTAGATTACAACAAGGAGTTATGGCATGCGTTTGTAGGGGCGTATCTAGTCCAACATGAAGTGGGCCTTGTTGATCAACAAGTTGTGGATGCCATTCGTTATCATACAACAGGCAGGCCCTGTATGAACCTGTTGGAAAAAGTGGTTTATCTGGCTGACTACATTGAACCGGGACGCGATTTTCCCGGTGTTGACGAGGTGCGCCAAAAAGCCGGGCAGGACTTAAACCAGGCGGTTGGCATGGCTTTGAAGCGGACTATTCGGTTTCTTGAAGAAAAAGGAGAAAAAGTGTATCCTTTGACCAGAGCAGCCTACGCTGATATAAGTGATAAGAAGGAGGAAAGTGATGGACACACAGGATCTGCTAAAAGCGGTGGTGGACAGTGCTGA
- the rsfS gene encoding ribosome silencing factor produces MDTQDLLKAVVDSAEEKKAQDVVVLDIRGLSVVADYFVICHGNSETQVQAIAESIRDKAEELGLNPKPMEGLDQSRWVLLDLGDVVVHVFHREEREFYNLEKIWADASRVELSLGL; encoded by the coding sequence ATGGACACACAGGATCTGCTAAAAGCGGTGGTGGACAGTGCTGAAGAAAAAAAGGCACAGGACGTCGTGGTGCTCGATATCAGAGGGTTGTCTGTCGTTGCTGATTACTTTGTGATTTGTCACGGTAATTCGGAAACACAGGTACAAGCCATTGCAGAATCTATACGGGATAAAGCTGAGGAATTGGGCCTCAATCCCAAGCCAATGGAGGGCCTTGACCAGTCCCGCTGGGTATTGCTTGATCTGGGGGATGTGGTGGTTCATGTCTTTCACAGAGAAGAGCGGGAGTTTTATAATTTGGAGAAAATCTGGGCAGATGCTTCACGAGTGGAACTCTCTCTCGGGTTGTAA
- the leuS gene encoding leucine--tRNA ligase, with protein sequence MSKQGTSYPFRDIEQKWQAYWEEHKTFKATDDPDKDYFYVLDMFPYPSGAGLHVGHVEGYTASDIVARYKRMNGYNVLHPMGWDAFGLPAEQHALDTGEHPREITKRNIDNFRRQLKSLGFSYDWDREFSTTDPDYYKWTQWIFLKLYEKGLAYIDEVPVNWCPALGTVLANEEVIDGKSERGGHPVIRKPMKQWMLKITAYADRLLEDLDELDWDESIKEMQRNWIGRSEGANITFQVDGHDESFVVFTTRPDTLFGATYCVLAPEHPLVEKITTPEQQTAVKDYQEQAARKNDLERTDLAKTKTGVFTGAYAINPANGARLPIWIADYVLANYGTGAIMAVPGHDDRDHEFAKQYDLPIVEVVKGAEDIQKAAYTGDGEHINSEFLNGLYNAEAIETMIKWLEEKGVGQRKVSYKMRDWLFSRQRYWGEPIPILHLEDGSLKPVSETELPLTLPEVDEIKPSGTGESPLANVEEWVNTIDPETGMKARRETNTMPQWAGSCWYYLRFLDPHNDKTFCSKEQQEKWLPVDLYIGGAEHAVLHLLYARFWHKVLYDLGLVTTKEPFKKLVNQGMILGENNEKMSKSKGNVVNPDDVVEAYGADTLRVYEMFMGPLEASKPWSTDGLEGAHRFLNRVWRLVMKEDGALADPIQEVEGSKEFQRVWHQTIKKVTEDIEGLRFNTAISQLMVFVNEAYKQEQLPKRAIEDFVKLLSPIAPHIAEEMWQALGHEQTLAYEPWPAYDENLLVEDSVEIVVQIMGKIKARLEVPVDLSKEELEQKALEHEKVKAELEGKTIRKVIVVPNKLVNIVAN encoded by the coding sequence ATGTCAAAACAAGGTACAAGTTATCCGTTTCGTGATATTGAACAGAAATGGCAAGCGTATTGGGAAGAACACAAAACCTTTAAGGCGACCGATGACCCAGATAAAGACTATTTTTACGTGCTGGATATGTTTCCCTATCCTTCAGGAGCCGGACTGCATGTGGGCCATGTGGAAGGATATACGGCCAGTGACATAGTGGCCCGCTACAAGCGGATGAATGGCTATAATGTATTGCACCCCATGGGTTGGGATGCGTTCGGTTTGCCTGCTGAACAACACGCTCTTGATACCGGTGAACATCCACGGGAGATTACCAAACGCAACATTGATAACTTCAGACGCCAGTTGAAATCCCTGGGTTTCTCTTATGACTGGGACCGGGAATTCAGCACAACTGACCCTGACTATTACAAATGGACGCAGTGGATCTTTTTGAAACTGTATGAAAAAGGGTTGGCTTATATTGACGAGGTGCCTGTCAACTGGTGCCCAGCCTTGGGTACGGTATTGGCCAACGAGGAAGTCATCGATGGCAAGAGTGAACGGGGCGGCCACCCTGTGATACGCAAACCGATGAAGCAATGGATGCTCAAAATAACGGCTTATGCTGACCGGTTGCTGGAAGATTTGGACGAATTGGATTGGGATGAAAGCATCAAGGAGATGCAGCGCAACTGGATTGGCCGTTCAGAGGGGGCCAACATCACCTTCCAGGTCGACGGACACGATGAAAGTTTCGTGGTGTTTACCACCCGTCCCGATACGTTGTTCGGAGCCACCTACTGTGTGCTGGCACCCGAACATCCGCTGGTCGAAAAAATCACGACACCCGAACAGCAGACTGCTGTAAAGGACTATCAGGAACAGGCCGCACGTAAGAATGATTTGGAGCGCACTGATCTGGCCAAAACAAAAACTGGTGTCTTTACCGGTGCTTACGCCATCAATCCGGCCAACGGGGCCAGATTGCCCATTTGGATTGCTGACTATGTATTAGCTAACTACGGAACGGGAGCCATTATGGCTGTTCCCGGACACGATGATCGTGACCATGAATTTGCTAAACAATATGACCTGCCCATCGTGGAAGTGGTTAAAGGGGCAGAGGATATCCAAAAAGCTGCTTATACAGGAGACGGTGAACATATCAATTCTGAGTTTTTAAATGGCTTGTACAATGCAGAAGCGATTGAAACCATGATCAAGTGGCTGGAAGAAAAGGGCGTTGGCCAGCGCAAGGTGAGTTACAAGATGCGCGACTGGCTCTTCAGCCGCCAGCGTTACTGGGGTGAGCCTATTCCCATACTGCATCTGGAAGACGGCAGCCTGAAGCCTGTCTCCGAAACTGAATTGCCACTTACGCTGCCAGAGGTGGATGAGATAAAACCGTCCGGCACTGGTGAGTCGCCGCTGGCCAATGTGGAAGAGTGGGTAAACACCATTGATCCCGAAACAGGCATGAAAGCGCGGCGGGAGACCAACACCATGCCTCAGTGGGCCGGCAGCTGTTGGTATTATTTGCGCTTCCTGGACCCCCACAACGATAAAACATTCTGCTCTAAAGAACAGCAGGAAAAATGGCTGCCGGTTGATCTGTATATTGGTGGTGCAGAGCATGCTGTGCTCCATCTGTTGTATGCCCGCTTCTGGCACAAAGTGCTGTATGATTTGGGGCTGGTGACCACCAAAGAACCCTTTAAGAAACTGGTTAACCAGGGCATGATTTTAGGCGAAAACAATGAAAAAATGAGCAAATCCAAAGGAAATGTGGTCAATCCGGACGATGTGGTGGAAGCCTATGGAGCAGACACCTTGCGGGTATATGAGATGTTTATGGGACCGCTGGAAGCCAGTAAACCATGGAGCACGGATGGTTTGGAAGGCGCCCACCGCTTCCTCAACCGTGTCTGGCGCTTGGTGATGAAAGAGGATGGCGCTCTGGCTGATCCCATTCAAGAGGTAGAGGGCAGCAAAGAGTTCCAGCGTGTTTGGCATCAAACAATCAAAAAAGTGACCGAGGATATTGAGGGGCTGAGGTTTAATACAGCCATCAGCCAGTTGATGGTTTTTGTGAATGAGGCGTATAAGCAAGAGCAATTGCCCAAACGGGCCATTGAGGATTTTGTTAAGCTGCTCTCACCCATTGCCCCCCATATTGCCGAGGAAATGTGGCAGGCTCTGGGTCATGAACAGACCTTGGCTTATGAGCCTTGGCCCGCTTATGACGAAAACCTGCTCGTAGAAGACAGCGTTGAAATTGTGGTGCAGATCATGGGTAAAATCAAGGCGCGCCTTGAAGTTCCGGTGGATCTGAGCAAGGAAGAGCTGGAGCAAAAAGCCCTTGAACACGAGAAAGTCAAGGCTGAACTGGAAGGCAAAACGATTCGCAAAGTCATTGTCGTACCCAATAAGCTGGTTAACATTGTGGCGAACTAG